The Methylocystis echinoides genomic interval TAGGAGTGCTCGTAACTCCGGTGGCGCGCCGGCGGCGAGAACGGCGGGATCCTGATTGCTTAGAACGCGGACGTGTGTGCTCGGTTTGCCCCGACCGAGGAACAGATAGCGATACCATCGGAGCAAAGCGTCCTGGGGTGGTCCATAGAGATTGGGCAGACCATCGTCCCCGAGCACCGCCGTGCGAGGGTCGCCCAACGGCGAGGGCCCCTGCCGACCCGGCTCAATAACCTGATAGGCGGCCGGAAAGGCCTGCAGCATCGAATAGTCGAGATCGAGCGGCGTGCAGAAATAGACGTGGAACTGGTTGAGCCAACCGATCCACTGTTTGAGGCCGGCGATATTGTCCTGGGCAAGCGCATTAAAGCCCGCGATAGTTGCGACGGGGCCAGCAGCATTGAGATTGGGATTGAACAGCTGTGCGGGCTGAACACCAACGGCGAGCAGTTGCTCGCAAGTGGTCTTGACACGGCCCCACCCCCCGCCGGCGCGACCCCAGTCAAGATCAAGCAGGGTCGCATATGGGATGTTGAGGTCCGTCAGTAACCGCCAAAGGTGGTTCACGTGCCGCCCGCCAAGCGGAACGACTGCGACGAAGGAGCGGTCGATGTCGAAGCCCAACGTCTCAGCGAGACACGGCAGAACCACCTCTTCGGAAGCACCTTCCCCGAGCACGACAAAGCGTGCGAAATAGAGCTCCGGATAGGTACGCACCGCCTCGCGGATGAATTTCGACGCTTCTTCCCCGCCTGCCGGAAGGTTGATCGGGTGGATGCGGGCAGTGCGATCATGAAGATCGAGCCGAAAGTGCCTGACCTCCGTCGGGTCGACCCTGGCGAGGATACTTGGAGAGTGACTGGAAACCAGAGCCTGGGCGCGTGGCCCCTTCGTCAGATCCCTGATCTGCTGGACGATCCGGGAGAGGTAAAATGGGGCGAGATTGTTCTCCGGCTCCTCGACAGCGATGAGCGTGAGGGCTGGCAGTGGCACGCCGCCCTCCTGAAAACCCGCTGCGGCGGGATCGGCGACAATTCCGGCTTCGACATCGAGCGTTGCCGCCGTCATTGCTAGGTGGAAGAGCGAACGCTGGCCGTCGCTCAGGTCATCGAGGGCGCGCTCCCGGCCGGCCTCGTCCGGCCGGAAGACCACCTCTACCTTGCGGATGAATTCCTGGAAGCGCAGGTCGATCGGGCGGAAAAGCGGCGTTGTGTCGGTCCCGGCCGTGTGCACCTCCTGCCACCGGCGCGTCACGGCCGCGGCGATCACATCGACGGCGGGTTCGCCAGCGAAAGCGCCGTTCAGGGTCGAGCCGGCATCGGTGAACGTGTCTCGGACCCCTTGCGACCAGTTGATCGCGCGCCAGAGCCTCCCGCGCAGAAAGGCGGTCACTTGAGAGGCGCCGTCCCGCGTCGCTGGAACGTAGATCATTTGAATACGGGCTCGATCAGTCGCCTTGAGCTCAGTGCAATCGGCGTCGGTGAATTGCCCGAAAGTTCTGATCGCCCAGTATTTCTGCTCGATCGTCCCCTCGAGCGATCCGTCATCGGTCCACGTCGCCTCGAGACGAAGGCGGCATTTAAGCTTGCCCGCTTCGTCGGCGGCCATCTGGTGGAAGAATTCCGGAATCGCCGACCCGCCGGCGCGGTCGCCGTCGAGTTCTGGGAAGGCGATGATGGCCTCCAGCACGAAGTTTCGCTGCAACGGCGGAACAAGCTCGGTGGAAGGGATATGGAAATCCTGGCGCCGCAGTCGTCGCTGGTCACCGGTTACGCCGAAGAGGCGCTGCAGGGCCTGCATCACGGCCGTTTTTCCCGCGCCGTTGACGCCGACAAAAGTGGTGAGACCGCTGGTCAGGTCGATCGTTGTCGGGGCGGGTCCGAAGCAACGGAAATCGGTCAAAAAGAGCTTTTCGATGTACATCGGCGTGCGATCCCCCAAGAGTTGCGCCCGAAGGCTTGATTTGTAATGCGCGTCGGCAAATCGCTCGCGATACCCAGGCAGGCAGGTGCAATCCCGGGAGCGATCCATTCCTAGAAGCGCAAGGACACCACCTTTGCTTTCCGATGGAATTCGCATATGACGGTCGCGAAGGGCGAGAACAGCGCTTCGACTGCAGGTTGATCGCCGAGGCCGCTATTTCACCAGCCGCGCCACAGAGAAATAGGGTTCGGAGTCGAGGTTCAGGGCACGAACTTTGGCCTTCATGAGCTCTCGCAAGTCCGCCTGCTGAGCCAGCACGGAGCGAAGGTCATAGCCTTCCATTAAGAGGATGCTCTTGTCAGGATTCTGTTTGAGGAGGCCGGCCACATGCTCAGACCAGCCGTTGATCGAAAGGAAGAGGCCCATCGTTTGCCGGCCGGACCGCCTCACCTGCCCAAGAAGGCCGTCGACCTCACGGATGTCTGCGAGCTTCGCGCGCCACCGGCACTCGACTAGGTAGTGCCAACCTTCGAGCTCGAACGCGCCGTCGATTTGCTCCCCGCCGTCGTTGCGCTGAAAGGCGCGCGTGACCGGGAAGCGATGCAGGTCGAAAAGCCGGTTGAGGAGGTCCTGAAGGAGGTAACCCCGCTTGTGAACATCCTCGTCGATGGAGGCTTGATCGAACTGGGCGAGAAGGAGGTCGCTTTGCTGCTGGAGCACCAGGGCGCGCTCTCTTCGGCGCCGCCCTTCGTTCTCGCGCGCTCGCTGCTCCTGTAGAATTCGCTCGCGAGCATCCGCTTTAGCAAGCACGCCCAAAACCTCGCGGGCTTTCTGCACGACCGCTCGAGCCTTGTATTCGTCCTGCGCGAGGTGAAATCCCTCCCACTCCGCTGCGATCGCGATCAACCGGCGTACCACGACGGCGTCGGCTCCGGCCCGCGTGAGTTCCTCAAGGACCATGGCGCCGGCCTCACGCTTCGACCGCTTCTCTCCCGTGGCTGGGTCCCGCTCGGTGAGGAAGCGGCGGATCAAGTCGTCGGGCACGCCAGCCTTCCGCAGCAGCTGATCCGCGGCCGTCTTCTTGATATTGACGAGGGTGGCGATGATCTCAAGCGCAAGGCGGCGTGCATCGGCCGCGGTGCTCGCGTCAGCATCGGTCGCCCCTTGCTCGAAAGATGGATTCTGTTGCTCAGACCCGGATGACATGACTTCTCGATGATCATTTCCCTTGCCAGAAAGGCATACTTCCTTGCATAAGGGGGGTCAAGGGATTGCGGGTGGTTGGAAATGGTTAAGGCGAAGCAACTGGACGGCGAAACCAAGCGGGCGGACGACTGCGGAATCGCCGCCGAGGACGCGGACACCATCATCGGACTCGTCGAGGCCGCGATGGGGGCGGACTATTCGGCTTTGCGTCGTGCGGGTTCGCAGCTCGTGCGCCGCTTCTCAGAAGATGGGCAGGCCGAGCACGCCACTCGCCTCCGCGGCGTGCTCCGGCGCCGTTCAGCCCCACTCCGGACCTCAGGCCATGTCCAGGAGCTCCCCTTGGACGGGCGGAGCCGGCTGCCGCTCGTGGACGAAAATCCTCTTCCGAGCACACCGATTCTCTTGGAGGCCGAGACCGAGGCCATCGTGACCCGGTTCATCGAAGACGCGACTCACGCCGAGCGGCTTTCGCGCGCCGGGATCGAATCGAGCCTTCGGCTGATTCTGTGCGGACCTCCAGGTACCGGGAAGACACTACTTGCAGGTCACATCGCCAGTCGTCTGAACAAGCCCTTCCAGGTGGCGCGTCTCGATGCCACCATCTCTTCTCTGCTCGGCGACACGGCCAAGAACATCAGGGGCATTTTCGATTACGTCTCGGAGCACTCGGGCTTCGTGTTTTTGGACGAGATCGACGCGATTGCGAAGATGCGTGACGACCAGCGTGAGATCGGTGAGCTGAAGCGTGTGGTCAATACGCTGATTCAAGGCTTGGACGATCTCGATGACCAAACGGTCGTGATTGCCGCGACGAACCATCCAGGTCTGCTCGACCCGGCGGTCTGGAGGCGCTTTCCTTACCGCATCGAGATGAAGCTGCCAGGGGCGGAGCTCCGCTCTGAGCTATGGAAGCTGTTCCTTGCTATCCACGAAGGGTCAGACTTGGGCGATTTGCTCGGCGCGATCTCCGATGGCCTGTCACCCGCCGACATTCGCGAGCTTGCGCTCGGCGCACGCCGCGCCTCGGTGATCGGCGATGCACCGGTTGCGGTCGACGACTTGGTTCGGTGCGTGCTGGCCAGCCGGTCGGGCGCCTTGACGGTCCCAACGGGTCGCCCCCTGATCGGAGAAGAGCGTCGGCGACTCGTCGGTACGCTGCTGCCGTTCAGGATGACCCGGGCTCAGATGGCCAGCCTGGTCGGTGTGTCCCGTCAAAGAGTGGATGAGTATGTTCACGCGCTTGATGAGCGGGTGAACTTGGAAGGAGAGAAGCGCGATGGTGCATCGGCCCGTCCTTAACCCGCTTCTGACGCTCGTCGCACCACCCCAGCCAAAACCGGCTCCCGGCGGTGGCAAGGGCGCCAAAGACATTCGCGAGGAGCACTTCGAGCGTCGCCGCAAGCGGCTCATCAAGTCGTTCGGAGAGCTGGCCGGCAGCGCGAAGCTAAAGCGTTGTGCTAAGGCCGATAGAGTTCTCGTCCGGGTCACGATGGACGACAAGTCGGCTGCGCCGAGCTACACGCCCCGCGACCTCTTTTCGGTTGATTACGGAGCCGAACTCGTTGCGCCGTGGCGCCGCGGCTACCTGGCGGAGGTAAACGCCGCCGCGTTGAAGCGGCTCGCGCAACGTTTGAGCGGCGATCGTCTCCCGATCGCAACGAAAGTCGACGTCTCCCGGATCAAGTCCGTCTCGCTGCTCGTCAGTGACCTGCTGGAGGAGGACTTTGAGGCGCTTTGGAGCCGCGCGACGGTGCTCGACGGCACCGCGCGGCTCTTCCTGGGCGCGCCGGCTCCGTTCCGCGCCGAAGCGGCGAGGGAGGAACTGGTCAACGAGCTCAGCCGTGATATGATTTACGAGCGGCTGCGGTATGAGGCCGGCGACGAGCAAGACGATGCCGACACTGAAGCCGAGTCTGATTTTGGCCCACTCTTGCCCATCACGCCGGCCTTTCCCGTCTCGGCCGACGCGCTTCGCGCCATCGTCGATCAGCGCGGTTACTTCGTGACGGTGGCGTGCTCGTCGGTCGATATGCTTCGGCGGCTTGTCGCATCCGGGTCGATCGTGAAGTGGGACCCGGTACAGCCGCTCGTGCCGACGCGGGCCGCGCAGATTAGCCTGCCGCGCCAGGATCCGCCCGACGTGCGCGGTGCGCCGATCGTCGGCGTGGTTGACGGAGGTTTGCTTCCTGGACGGTACGAGCGTGCGACCGCCTGGAGCGAAACGTCGCTCGTTCCGGATCGCTACGCCGCCCGCGATCACGGCACACATGTCGCCTCGCTGATCGTTGAGGCGGAACGGTGGGGCAACGGCCTGCGCCTGCCGGCCATGCCGTGCCGGGTCGGGGTGGTCCAGGCGGTCGCAGCAGCCGGCAAGCCCTGGTCATTCAATCCGAGCGAGTTCCTGCGGCACGTGGCCAGCGCGATGGCCAACCACCCCGATACGAGGGTGTGGAATATCTCCGCTAATCTTGCAGAAGCCTGCGACGATTTCGACGTCAGTCCGCTCGCCCACGCCCTAGCCCAGATCACTCGGCGGTTCGGCAACACGCTGGTGATCTCAGCCGGCAACCGGGATGACACTGATGAGTGCCGCATCTCCCCGCCGGCCGACTGCGAGGCGGCTATTGTGGTAACAGGTCGTCAGCACGACCGTCGAGGCCGGGTAGCCGGAGCCTGTCCCGCATGCCGCACCGGGCTCGGCCCGGACAACATGCTGAAGCCAGAGCTGAGCTGGTTCTCAAATCATGGCCTGCCGGACGGCAGCGTGCTGGTAGGATCGAGTTACGCGGCTCCGCTGGTGTCGCGTCTCGCCGCCCACACATGGCGGCATTTGAAAGATCCGAATCCCGACTTGGTGAAAGCGATCCTGATCGGGGCCGGCGACCTCGGCGCCTTCCACCATGAGCTCGGGTTCGGCAGCCCGATCACTCATGCAGCGCCTTGGGAAAGCCCGCAGGGTTCGGTCGTCCTAGCGTGGAAGGCGCGGATGAAGGCGGGCGCCTACTACTACTGGCGCGATATCGCCCTCCCGGCCACGATGGTTGACCGAGGATGCTTGGTCGGCCGGCTCCGGCTCACCGCAATCCTCGCGCCAGAGGTGACCCTGACGGGCAGCAGCAACTACTTCGCTAGCCGCATCCAGACCGGCCTGCAGTTCGAAAACCACAAGCGGCAGTGGACCCGGCTCATCGGCAGTTTGCCCGTTGAGACTGCCGAAGGCCTCGCGCGATCGGAAGACGCAAAGTGGCAGCCGACCCGCTGCTACGAGGGGCGGTTCGTTCATCCGGACGACCGTACGCGCAAGGACGGGCTCATGTCGGCCACGCTTGGCGGGCGGCGGCTTCGCGTCTACGCGCGCATCTTCGAGCGGGACGTTTTCGCAAGGGACGATCTCGTCGCCGCCCGCAACCGAGATCACGAGGTCGCGTTTGTTCTGACTATGGAGGATCCGAACGGGGATGCGGGAACGTTCGACAGCTTCGTCCAGGCTATGGGCAATCGCGTGCAAAGCGCCGTCATAGACCAGGAAGTTCCCGTTGATGCCTAAACGGACCCATAGAGCGGATCAGGTTGAGCGATGAAGGCGTACGCTGTTCTGGACGGCGGCGGCGTTAAGGGCGCCGCGCTCGCGGGGTGCCTGAAGGGCGCGGCCGAGGTGAACGTCGAGTTTGTCGGCTATGGCGGCACCTCTGCCGGCAGCATTGTCGCGCTGCTGGCCAGCATCGGCTACACCCCAGACGAGCTACTGGGCGTCATGTGCGACGAGTTGAACTTCGACGAACTGCTGGACGACAACGGCGTCGGACTGTCGTTCTGGGGCGGGATGGTGGATGAGCTGGTTGCCATCGATTCCCTGCTCGGCGGCATGAAGGTCGGCGCGAATTGGCTATCCTCGCGTAAAAAGATCCGTGAAGTCCTAACCGCCCGGGGCGTCTATTCCGGCGCGCGGCTCGAAGCCAAGCTGCGGGAGTTCATTGTCCGCAAGCATCGATCGCTCGAGAATTCTGCCGAGATCACCTTTGCGGACCTCCAGCACCTGGGGTGCAAGCCGCTTCGCGTCGTCGCCGCGAACCTGCAGACTCGCAGGGGCGTGGTCATGGGCGACGTGCCGGACAGCCCCACACGCAACGTACTGACCGCAGTCCGCGCCTCCTGTTCTTACCCCTTCCTGTTCCAGCCCGTGATGCTGCATCGCGCGGCGCTCGTTGACGGAGGGCTGGCAAGCAACTTGCCCGTATGGCTGTTTGACGCCGAGCGTGACCGTGACGGTTTTCCGCTCGTTGCGTTCGATCTCACCACGCAGCTTCCAACTGGAAACCCCGCGGACACCGGCGTCCGCGGCTTTCTTATGGACATGCTGGAGACAGCGCTTGAGAGTGGGGACGCGCTCCTGCGCGGAACCTCGAGCCGCCTCATGCACGTCGAGGTTCCGATCGCGCCCGACATCCGAACCCTTGACTTCAACCTCAGCTCTCTCCGCCGGCGCGGTCTGTACAATGACGGTCAACGGGAGACGCAGAGCTTCTTTCTGAGGCGTTTCGGCGACCCCAAGGCGATGCTAAGTGATCCCGTCGGCCAGCTGGAGGCGGTTTATGGAGACCGAACGGTGTTCCAGACTGTGCTTGCCGGCTTCGCGCAGGAGGTCGCCTTGGCCTTCCCCGGCTCGGGCGACATTCGCTGCAATGTGATGTTTCCGCATGGGGGCGGAGATCACTTCGTCATCGTGTATCAGCACGGCATGGATGGCGATCCTGACATAGACCTTCAACTCGCTCGGGAGGCAGGCCCGCCGGGCGACGCGGTACGGACGGCGCTGCCCATTGTTTCGGACTGGACACGTGTCCGAGCCCGTCCCGAGGCGTCTGGCATGAGCCGGGCCCAGGCGAATAAAATACCGGCGAACCGACGGGCGGTAGCCAGCGTACCGGTTTTCGACCTCCGGCGGGCGCCAGTCCTGGAGGATGGCGTTATTGGTGGATTAAGCCTCGTCGGTGCATTATCTATTGACTCGGACCAATCTGCTGCGGCGGCAGGGTGGGAGAGCAACGACGGGGTTCCGAGCGTTGAGTTTGTTCAGATACTGAAGCGCTGGGCCGATG includes:
- a CDS encoding ATP-dependent nuclease; protein product: MYIEKLFLTDFRCFGPAPTTIDLTSGLTTFVGVNGAGKTAVMQALQRLFGVTGDQRRLRRQDFHIPSTELVPPLQRNFVLEAIIAFPELDGDRAGGSAIPEFFHQMAADEAGKLKCRLRLEATWTDDGSLEGTIEQKYWAIRTFGQFTDADCTELKATDRARIQMIYVPATRDGASQVTAFLRGRLWRAINWSQGVRDTFTDAGSTLNGAFAGEPAVDVIAAAVTRRWQEVHTAGTDTTPLFRPIDLRFQEFIRKVEVVFRPDEAGRERALDDLSDGQRSLFHLAMTAATLDVEAGIVADPAAAGFQEGGVPLPALTLIAVEEPENNLAPFYLSRIVQQIRDLTKGPRAQALVSSHSPSILARVDPTEVRHFRLDLHDRTARIHPINLPAGGEEASKFIREAVRTYPELYFARFVVLGEGASEEVVLPCLAETLGFDIDRSFVAVVPLGGRHVNHLWRLLTDLNIPYATLLDLDWGRAGGGWGRVKTTCEQLLAVGVQPAQLFNPNLNAAGPVATIAGFNALAQDNIAGLKQWIGWLNQFHVYFCTPLDLDYSMLQAFPAAYQVIEPGRQGPSPLGDPRTAVLGDDGLPNLYGPPQDALLRWYRYLFLGRGKPSTHVRVLSNQDPAVLAAGAPPELRALLSSIAARLTRAAPAGA
- a CDS encoding AAA family ATPase, whose amino-acid sequence is MVKAKQLDGETKRADDCGIAAEDADTIIGLVEAAMGADYSALRRAGSQLVRRFSEDGQAEHATRLRGVLRRRSAPLRTSGHVQELPLDGRSRLPLVDENPLPSTPILLEAETEAIVTRFIEDATHAERLSRAGIESSLRLILCGPPGTGKTLLAGHIASRLNKPFQVARLDATISSLLGDTAKNIRGIFDYVSEHSGFVFLDEIDAIAKMRDDQREIGELKRVVNTLIQGLDDLDDQTVVIAATNHPGLLDPAVWRRFPYRIEMKLPGAELRSELWKLFLAIHEGSDLGDLLGAISDGLSPADIRELALGARRASVIGDAPVAVDDLVRCVLASRSGALTVPTGRPLIGEERRRLVGTLLPFRMTRAQMASLVGVSRQRVDEYVHALDERVNLEGEKRDGASARP
- a CDS encoding S8 family serine peptidase, with the protein product MVHRPVLNPLLTLVAPPQPKPAPGGGKGAKDIREEHFERRRKRLIKSFGELAGSAKLKRCAKADRVLVRVTMDDKSAAPSYTPRDLFSVDYGAELVAPWRRGYLAEVNAAALKRLAQRLSGDRLPIATKVDVSRIKSVSLLVSDLLEEDFEALWSRATVLDGTARLFLGAPAPFRAEAAREELVNELSRDMIYERLRYEAGDEQDDADTEAESDFGPLLPITPAFPVSADALRAIVDQRGYFVTVACSSVDMLRRLVASGSIVKWDPVQPLVPTRAAQISLPRQDPPDVRGAPIVGVVDGGLLPGRYERATAWSETSLVPDRYAARDHGTHVASLIVEAERWGNGLRLPAMPCRVGVVQAVAAAGKPWSFNPSEFLRHVASAMANHPDTRVWNISANLAEACDDFDVSPLAHALAQITRRFGNTLVISAGNRDDTDECRISPPADCEAAIVVTGRQHDRRGRVAGACPACRTGLGPDNMLKPELSWFSNHGLPDGSVLVGSSYAAPLVSRLAAHTWRHLKDPNPDLVKAILIGAGDLGAFHHELGFGSPITHAAPWESPQGSVVLAWKARMKAGAYYYWRDIALPATMVDRGCLVGRLRLTAILAPEVTLTGSSNYFASRIQTGLQFENHKRQWTRLIGSLPVETAEGLARSEDAKWQPTRCYEGRFVHPDDRTRKDGLMSATLGGRRLRVYARIFERDVFARDDLVAARNRDHEVAFVLTMEDPNGDAGTFDSFVQAMGNRVQSAVIDQEVPVDA
- a CDS encoding patatin-like phospholipase family protein, translated to MKAYAVLDGGGVKGAALAGCLKGAAEVNVEFVGYGGTSAGSIVALLASIGYTPDELLGVMCDELNFDELLDDNGVGLSFWGGMVDELVAIDSLLGGMKVGANWLSSRKKIREVLTARGVYSGARLEAKLREFIVRKHRSLENSAEITFADLQHLGCKPLRVVAANLQTRRGVVMGDVPDSPTRNVLTAVRASCSYPFLFQPVMLHRAALVDGGLASNLPVWLFDAERDRDGFPLVAFDLTTQLPTGNPADTGVRGFLMDMLETALESGDALLRGTSSRLMHVEVPIAPDIRTLDFNLSSLRRRGLYNDGQRETQSFFLRRFGDPKAMLSDPVGQLEAVYGDRTVFQTVLAGFAQEVALAFPGSGDIRCNVMFPHGGGDHFVIVYQHGMDGDPDIDLQLAREAGPPGDAVRTALPIVSDWTRVRARPEASGMSRAQANKIPANRRAVASVPVFDLRRAPVLEDGVIGGLSLVGALSIDSDQSAAAAGWESNDGVPSVEFVQILKRWADVVGRVLN